A portion of the Liberibacter crescens BT-1 genome contains these proteins:
- a CDS encoding electron transfer flavoprotein subunit alpha/FixB family protein: MSILVIADHNEKFLSEQTARTITAAKKIGSEIHLLITGKNAYNIAEQSSNLFDIQKILIAENANFSHKLAEPLSSLILSIAKNYNTIIAPSNSNGKNVLPRVAALLNVMQISDVIEIVSPDTFKRPIYAGNAIQTIQTTDYCKIITIRTDCFTPALEKGKSALIENITSFKDPKLSSFIKEDLIVSGRPELTSAKIVISGGRALGSAENFQKIIFPLADKLNAAVGATRAAVDAGYAPNDWQVGQTGKIVSPQLYIAIGISGAIQHLAGMKESKTIISINKDENAPIFKISDYFIVGDLFEIVPKLEKML; the protein is encoded by the coding sequence ATGTCTATTCTTGTCATTGCAGATCATAATGAAAAGTTCCTGTCAGAACAAACCGCAAGAACTATAACAGCTGCCAAAAAAATTGGAAGTGAGATCCATTTACTCATAACAGGAAAAAATGCTTATAATATTGCAGAACAGTCATCTAATCTTTTCGACATTCAAAAAATTCTTATTGCCGAGAACGCTAACTTTTCTCATAAACTTGCTGAACCCTTGAGTTCTCTTATTTTATCAATTGCAAAGAATTATAATACAATTATAGCACCATCTAATAGCAATGGGAAAAATGTTCTTCCGCGTGTTGCCGCTCTCCTCAATGTTATGCAAATTTCTGATGTTATAGAAATTGTATCTCCTGATACTTTTAAAAGACCTATATATGCAGGAAATGCAATCCAAACCATACAAACAACTGATTATTGCAAAATTATAACTATTCGTACAGATTGTTTTACTCCTGCTTTAGAAAAAGGCAAATCTGCTTTAATAGAAAATATAACTTCTTTTAAGGATCCTAAATTATCAAGTTTTATTAAGGAAGATCTTATCGTTTCAGGAAGACCTGAACTTACCTCAGCAAAAATTGTAATCTCTGGAGGAAGGGCACTAGGATCAGCTGAAAATTTTCAAAAAATTATTTTTCCATTAGCAGACAAGCTCAACGCAGCTGTTGGTGCCACTCGTGCTGCTGTAGACGCTGGTTATGCTCCTAATGACTGGCAAGTAGGACAAACTGGGAAAATCGTATCTCCTCAACTTTATATTGCAATAGGAATTTCTGGAGCTATTCAACATTTAGCTGGCATGAAAGAATCGAAAACCATTATTTCTATAAATAAAGATGAAAATGCACCTATTTTTAAGATTTCTGATTATTTCATTGTTGGAGATCTTTTTGAAATTGTTCCAAAGCTTGAAAAAATGTTATAA
- a CDS encoding electron transfer flavoprotein subunit beta/FixA family protein: MNILIPIKMVVDSHINVHVKNDGSGIELNNIKMSINPFDEIAVEEAVRLKELGKAKEIIVVSIGPRKAEDILRHALAMGATRAILIESDEDLEPLAIAKLLKKVIEEEQPKIVIAGKKAIDDEACQTGQMIAGLMGWSQATFASKIEIDDNHAIVTREIDGGTHTIKINLPAVITTELNLNEPRYMSLLNIIKAKKQSIERKLSSNFSIDLTARLKVLSIEKPCINRKSLRLNSITELFEKLKNKSSML; the protein is encoded by the coding sequence ATGAATATACTCATACCTATAAAAATGGTTGTAGACTCTCATATTAATGTGCACGTTAAAAACGACGGCTCCGGGATAGAACTAAATAACATCAAAATGTCGATAAATCCCTTTGATGAGATCGCAGTTGAAGAAGCTGTACGCCTTAAAGAGCTTGGAAAAGCAAAAGAAATTATAGTCGTTTCTATAGGCCCAAGAAAAGCTGAAGATATCCTGCGACATGCTTTAGCTATGGGAGCAACTCGTGCTATTTTAATTGAAAGCGATGAAGATTTAGAGCCCTTAGCAATAGCAAAATTACTTAAAAAAGTCATCGAAGAAGAGCAGCCAAAGATTGTAATAGCGGGTAAAAAAGCTATTGATGATGAAGCCTGTCAAACTGGGCAAATGATAGCAGGACTTATGGGATGGTCTCAGGCTACCTTCGCTTCAAAAATAGAGATAGATGACAATCACGCAATTGTTACACGTGAGATAGACGGAGGAACTCATACAATAAAAATAAATCTCCCTGCAGTAATAACAACAGAGCTAAATCTTAATGAACCCCGCTACATGTCGTTATTAAATATCATAAAAGCTAAAAAACAATCTATTGAAAGAAAATTATCCAGTAACTTTTCTATTGACTTAACAGCCCGTTTAAAAGTTCTAAGCATTGAAAAACCTTGTATAAATCGAAAAAGTTTGCGGCTAAATTCTATTACAGAACTTTTCGAAAAATTAAAAAACAAAAGTAGTATGTTGTAA
- the argH gene encoding argininosuccinate lyase, producing the protein MSKGMKKSEISNKMWGGRFSSNPHSLMDKINVSIDYDKKLFDQDIRGSIAHAKMLAKQDIISQEDCEKIIYGLKKIHAEIKDGSFKFSRNLEDIHMNIEARLELLIGPVAGKLHTARSRNDQIALDLRLWVKEEIIKIIDALKSLIMTLLDKAEAHAHTVMPGFTHLQVAQPVTFGHHCMAYVEMFNRDCSRFSNTIERLDECPIGAAALAGTSFPINREMTSHELGFREPTRNSIDSVSDRDFILEFLSNSAICATHMSRLAEEIILWSTPQFNFIHLSDAFSTGSSIMPQKKNPDAAELIRAKTGRINGALIAILTVMKALPLSYSKDMQEDKEQLFDAAATLELIILAMTAMISDMTIHEEHMKKAARLNHSTATDLADWLVKHAELPFREAHHITGLIVALAEERHCNLEELPLQDLKKISSSITSSVYEILTAEHSASSRNSFGGTSPVEVYKQIKYWRKKL; encoded by the coding sequence ATGTCAAAAGGAATGAAGAAATCCGAAATATCCAATAAAATGTGGGGTGGTCGGTTCTCTTCTAACCCTCATTCCCTCATGGATAAAATAAATGTCTCTATAGATTACGATAAAAAATTATTCGATCAAGATATACGTGGCTCTATAGCACATGCAAAAATGCTAGCTAAGCAAGACATAATCTCTCAAGAAGATTGCGAAAAAATTATATACGGCCTTAAAAAGATACACGCTGAGATTAAAGATGGGTCATTTAAATTTTCACGGAACCTTGAAGATATTCATATGAATATTGAAGCACGCCTGGAATTATTAATAGGCCCTGTTGCCGGAAAGCTGCATACAGCACGCTCTCGTAATGATCAAATCGCACTGGATTTACGGCTCTGGGTTAAAGAAGAAATCATTAAAATAATAGATGCACTAAAATCACTTATTATGACCTTGTTAGACAAAGCAGAAGCTCATGCCCATACTGTTATGCCTGGCTTCACCCACCTTCAAGTAGCGCAACCAGTGACCTTTGGTCATCACTGTATGGCTTATGTAGAAATGTTTAACCGTGATTGCTCCCGCTTTTCTAATACTATAGAACGACTTGATGAATGTCCTATAGGAGCAGCAGCTCTTGCCGGAACAAGTTTTCCTATAAACAGAGAGATGACTTCCCATGAACTTGGCTTTCGAGAACCAACTCGTAATTCAATAGACTCAGTTTCAGATCGTGATTTTATTCTAGAGTTTCTTTCAAATTCTGCAATCTGTGCCACACATATGTCTCGACTTGCTGAAGAAATTATACTTTGGTCAACGCCACAGTTTAATTTTATCCATCTCTCTGATGCATTTTCAACGGGCTCATCAATTATGCCACAAAAAAAGAACCCTGATGCAGCAGAATTAATACGAGCTAAAACAGGTCGTATTAATGGAGCACTAATCGCAATTTTAACAGTAATGAAAGCGTTGCCTCTATCTTACTCAAAAGATATGCAAGAAGATAAAGAGCAACTTTTTGATGCAGCTGCAACTCTAGAACTTATTATCTTAGCTATGACAGCTATGATTTCTGATATGACTATTCATGAAGAACATATGAAAAAAGCTGCAAGATTAAATCATTCAACTGCTACTGATCTCGCTGACTGGCTAGTGAAACATGCCGAACTTCCTTTTCGAGAAGCTCACCATATAACTGGATTAATTGTAGCTCTTGCTGAAGAGAGACATTGCAACCTTGAAGAACTCCCTCTGCAAGATCTAAAAAAAATAAGCTCTTCAATCACATCTTCTGTTTACGAAATACTTACAGCTGAACATTCTGCTTCTAGCCGTAATAGCTTTGGAGGTACTTCTCCTGTAGAAGTCTATAAACAAATCAAATATTGGCGTAAAAAACTATGA
- the lysA gene encoding diaminopimelate decarboxylase yields MNLLKYIDNSLYMEDASVEEISKVVGTPFYCYSTAIIKQNYHAFSQAFENMDVMICYAMKANSNQAIIKTLKNLGSGLDIVSEGELHRALIAGVSAERIVFSGVGKTPHEMDLALKKGIYCLNVESEAELEILNQRAISLGKVAPIAFRVNPDIDANTHKKISTGKKEDKFGIPLHRIRSIYAYAKTLPGIQIKGIDMHIGSQINEMTVFNEAFKFLRHLTEELRSDGHKIEHIDIGGGLGISYHKNDHSLSPIVYAKLVKEHFGDLDCRIITEPGRFLVGNAGVLITQVLYVKDTGDKHFIIIDAAMNDFMRPTLYGAHHEIKPVKISSMNLKPIIADIVGAICESGDFIALDKEIEPPKPEDLLYIETAGAYGAVQSGTYNSRLLIPEVLVKGSQFHIIRPRKTYAELIAIDSIPNWLA; encoded by the coding sequence ATGAATCTTCTAAAATATATTGACAATTCTTTATACATGGAAGATGCATCCGTTGAAGAAATCTCCAAAGTTGTTGGGACACCTTTTTATTGTTATTCGACAGCTATCATTAAACAAAACTATCATGCATTTTCTCAAGCTTTTGAAAACATGGATGTAATGATTTGTTATGCAATGAAAGCAAATTCTAACCAAGCAATAATAAAAACCTTGAAAAATTTAGGTTCTGGTTTGGATATTGTATCTGAAGGGGAATTACATCGTGCTTTAATTGCTGGTGTTTCAGCAGAACGAATCGTTTTTTCAGGTGTTGGTAAAACACCCCACGAAATGGATTTAGCCTTAAAAAAAGGAATATATTGCTTAAATGTTGAATCAGAGGCTGAACTTGAAATTCTGAATCAACGTGCTATCAGTCTAGGGAAAGTTGCTCCTATTGCTTTTCGTGTCAATCCTGACATAGATGCCAATACGCATAAAAAAATATCAACCGGAAAAAAAGAAGACAAATTCGGTATTCCTTTACATCGCATACGTTCTATTTATGCTTATGCAAAAACACTTCCAGGTATACAAATCAAAGGTATTGATATGCATATAGGAAGCCAAATAAACGAAATGACTGTTTTTAATGAAGCCTTCAAATTCCTACGTCATCTTACGGAAGAACTTCGTTCTGATGGACATAAAATTGAACACATAGACATAGGTGGTGGACTAGGAATTTCTTATCATAAGAACGATCATTCTCTCTCTCCAATTGTATACGCAAAACTTGTTAAAGAACACTTTGGAGATTTAGATTGCCGAATCATTACTGAGCCCGGTCGGTTTTTAGTCGGTAATGCTGGAGTATTAATAACACAAGTACTCTATGTAAAAGATACTGGAGACAAGCATTTTATTATTATAGACGCAGCTATGAATGACTTTATGCGTCCTACACTATATGGTGCCCATCATGAAATTAAACCTGTTAAAATTTCATCAATGAATTTAAAACCCATTATTGCTGATATAGTAGGAGCAATATGCGAATCAGGGGATTTTATAGCTTTAGACAAAGAAATAGAACCTCCTAAACCTGAGGATTTACTATATATCGAAACGGCTGGTGCATATGGGGCAGTTCAATCAGGAACATATAATTCTCGCCTTTTAATCCCAGAAGTTCTGGTGAAAGGCTCACAATTCCATATCATTCGTCCACGTAAAACTTACGCAGAACTCATTGCGATTGATTCTATTCCTAATTGGCTGGCATAA
- a CDS encoding disulfide bond formation protein B, translating to MNRILSLTLTKRQLTILLMIGMSTVLILTLVLEYVDEYIPCELCLKERNAYYYCLPISILAAILGRNEKFSKLISFLMITISFIMLSNAIIGSFHTGLERGLWSGSKICTLEDTNSNNLTNAKDLFSKIKTSNKKSCNEVQLYILGLSLASWNVITSFFFAIIAFQASRKTLKENF from the coding sequence ATGAACAGGATTTTAAGCCTGACATTAACAAAAAGGCAATTGACAATACTGCTTATGATAGGCATGTCTACAGTATTAATATTAACATTGGTTTTAGAATATGTTGATGAATATATACCTTGCGAATTATGTCTTAAAGAACGAAATGCCTATTATTATTGTTTACCTATCTCTATATTAGCCGCTATATTGGGTCGAAATGAAAAGTTTTCTAAGTTAATTTCTTTCTTAATGATAACTATTTCTTTTATCATGTTAAGTAACGCTATCATTGGATCATTTCATACTGGCCTTGAACGGGGTCTTTGGTCAGGATCAAAAATTTGCACCCTAGAAGATACAAACTCTAACAATCTAACAAACGCGAAAGATCTCTTTAGCAAGATAAAAACCAGCAACAAAAAATCTTGTAATGAAGTACAATTATATATCTTAGGGTTATCCCTTGCTTCTTGGAATGTCATCACGAGCTTTTTCTTTGCAATAATAGCTTTTCAAGCTTCAAGAAAAACCTTAAAGGAAAATTTCTAA
- a CDS encoding YihY/virulence factor BrkB family protein, producing the protein MRKFIRMIYRVVFDALWHFMEDDGWAMASHIALSTLLAVFPFIIFGTTMAAFLGADQFAPTVINIIFGSWPDLIKKPITDQVLQVLTIPRRGLLTASVLAAAYFASNGVEALRISLNRAYRVTEIRPWYVTRLASLGYVVLSSFACIIISFLLVAVPLALGHSQRFFPAFYKLLRIIWNGRIYGSLLIIFIGLVFAHLFLPAGKRKIVSVLPGVLFTVVSWLFGAVFFTYYISTFSTYTATYAGLASIMIVLVFLYMLGVIFIIGAELNASLIKYNNICTGLISKNS; encoded by the coding sequence ATGCGAAAGTTCATTCGCATGATTTACCGCGTAGTCTTCGATGCTTTATGGCATTTTATGGAAGATGATGGTTGGGCTATGGCAAGTCATATAGCGTTATCAACATTGTTAGCTGTTTTTCCTTTTATAATTTTCGGGACAACTATGGCGGCCTTTTTGGGAGCAGATCAATTTGCTCCAACAGTTATTAATATCATTTTTGGTTCTTGGCCTGATTTGATTAAAAAGCCTATTACAGATCAAGTTCTACAAGTTTTAACGATCCCTAGAAGAGGTTTGTTAACAGCTTCAGTATTAGCAGCGGCATATTTTGCTTCTAATGGTGTAGAAGCCTTACGAATTTCTCTTAATCGAGCATATCGTGTTACAGAAATAAGGCCTTGGTATGTAACACGATTAGCAAGTCTTGGGTATGTTGTTCTTTCTTCATTTGCGTGTATAATAATCAGTTTTCTTCTTGTTGCTGTTCCTTTGGCACTTGGTCATTCTCAACGATTTTTTCCTGCTTTTTACAAGCTTCTTCGGATTATTTGGAATGGGAGAATATATGGAAGTCTTTTAATCATTTTTATTGGTCTCGTTTTTGCTCATTTGTTTTTACCAGCAGGAAAGCGTAAAATTGTTAGCGTTTTACCTGGTGTTTTATTTACTGTAGTAAGTTGGTTGTTTGGTGCAGTTTTCTTTACCTATTATATTTCTACCTTTTCAACATATACAGCTACATACGCAGGATTGGCCTCTATAATGATAGTATTGGTGTTTTTGTATATGTTAGGAGTAATTTTTATTATAGGCGCCGAACTTAATGCCTCACTCATAAAATATAATAATATATGTACAGGCTTAATATCTAAAAACAGTTGA